From the genome of Vicia villosa cultivar HV-30 ecotype Madison, WI linkage group LG2, Vvil1.0, whole genome shotgun sequence, one region includes:
- the LOC131653001 gene encoding glutathione reductase, cytosolic codes for MARKMLNDGEPDLKIGEEEGKDYDFDLFIIGAGSGGVRAARFSSNFGAKVGICELPFHPISSETIGGVGGTCVIRGCVPKKILVYGATYGGDLEDARNFGWELNENVDFNWKKLLQKKTDEINRLNGIYKRLLSNAGVKLFEGEGKIASPNEVEVTQLDGTKLSYSAKHILIATGSRAQRPNIPGQELGITSDEALSLEEFPKRAVILGAGYIAVEFASIWRGMGSNVNLVFRKELPLRGFDDEMRAVVARNLEGRGINLHPRTNLSQLIKTEDGIKVITDHGEELIADVVLFATGRAPNSKRLNLEKVGVEFDKAGAIVVNEYSRTNIPSIWAVGDVTNRLNLTPVALMEASLFAKTVFGGQPSKPDYDAIPYAVFSIPPLSVVGLSEEQAIEQTNGDVLIFTSTFNPMKNTISGRQEKTVMKLVVDAQTDKVLGASMCGPDAPEILQGIAIGIKCGATKAQFDSTVGIHPSSAEEFVTMRTETRRVTGGVKPNL; via the exons ATGGCTAGAAAGATGCTTAACGATGGCGAACCTGATTTGAAGATAGGTGAAGAAGAAGGGAAGGATTATGACTTTGATTTGTTTATTATTGGAGCTGGTAGTGGCGGTGTTCGTGCTGCTAGATTTTCATCTAATTTTGGAGCGAAG GTTGGGATTTGTGAGCTTCCTTTTCATCCTATTAGCTCGGAAACAATTGGAGGAGTCGGGGGCAC GTGTGTTATTCGTGGTTGTGttcccaaaaagattttggtctATGGAGCTACTTATGGAGGTGACCTTGAG GATGCTAGAAATTTTGGATGGGAATTGAATGAGAATGTTGACTTCAATTGGAAGAAGCTCTTGCAAAAGAAG ACAGATGAAATAAACAGATTAAATGGAATTTACAAGCGGTTGTTATCCAATGCTGGGGTAAAACTATTTGAAGGCGAGGGAAAGATAGCTAGTCCAAATGAAGTTGAGGTGACACAATTGGATGGCACTAAGTTGTCCTATTCAGCAAAGCATATTTTGATTGCAACTGGCAGCAGGGCTCAGCGTCCTAATATTCCTGGCCAG GAGTTGGGTATAACATCTGATGAGGCACTAAGTTTAGAGGAGTTTCCTAAACGTGCTGTGATTCTTGGAGCAGG TTATATTGCAGTTGAGTTTGCATCTATATGGCGTGGGATGGGTTCCAATGTCAATCTCGTTTTTAGAAAGGAACTTCCATTAAG AGGGTTTGATGACGAAATGAGAGCTGTAGTTGCCAGAAACCTTGAAGGCAGGGGAATTAATTTGCATCCAAGGACAAATTTGTCACAG TTGATCAAAACAGAGGATGGCATTAAAGTTATTACAGACCATGGTGAGGAGTTGATTGCGGATGTTGTGCTATTTGCCACTG GTAGGGCTCCTAATTCTAAGAGGTTAAATTTAGAAAAAGTGGGTGTAGAGTTTGATAAGGCAGGAGCAATAGTG GTAAATGAGTATTCACGCACCAACATCCCTAGCATATGGGCTGTGGGTGATGTAACCAACCGATTAAATCTTACCCCGGTGGCCTTGATGGAAGCATCACTTTTTGCA AAAACAGTATTTGGTGGGCAACCAAGCAAGCCAGACTATGATGCTATTCCATATGCAGTGTTTAG CATTCCACCACTTTCAGTAGTTGGTCTAAGTGAGGAGCAGGCAATAGAGCAAACAAATGGTGATGTATTGATTTTCACATCAACCTTCAATCCTATGAAAAATACAATTTCTGG GCGGCAAGAAAAAACTGTTATGAAGCTTGTTGTCGATGCTCAGACCGATAAAGTTCTTGGAGCATCTATGTGTGGGCCTGATGCACCTGAAATTCTTCAG GGTATTGCTATCGGAATTAAGTGTGGAGCTACGAAAGCGCAGTTTGATAGCACC GTGGGAATACACCCATCGTCGGCAGAAGAATTTGTGACCATGCGCACAGAGACAAGGCGTGTTACCGGTGGTGTGAAGCCAAATTTGTAA